Proteins co-encoded in one Nyctibius grandis isolate bNycGra1 chromosome 14, bNycGra1.pri, whole genome shotgun sequence genomic window:
- the CMKLR1 gene encoding chemerin-like receptor 1 isoform X2: protein MALSNFSNYLDDVDNYSDYPDYTYEETGSVWTDPSHDPKDVARILSVVIYSVSCVLGVLGNGLVIAIITLKMKKSVNAIWFLNLAVADFLFNIFLPINIAYTAMRYNWIFGTVMCKLNSFLLILNMYTSVLLLTTISFDRYVSVVFPVWSQNHRSTNLAYLVCLIIWTVGIIMSCPSLVFRDTAQARNSVICFSNFSLSRNKSYQALALMRHRTVNITRFLAGYILPITIITFCYIAIVFNLRRNRLAKSKKPFKIIVTIIVTFFLCWSPYHLLNLLETEPDMVPRSVFEISIPITTALAASNSCMNPVLYVFMGQDFKKFKVTILSRLVNALSEETGHSSIVHRSFSKMSSMTEKETTVL from the coding sequence ATGGCTCTTTCCAACTTCTCCAATTACCTGGATGATGTCGATAACTACAGCGACTACCCAGATTACACCTATGAGGAGACCGGCAGCGTATGGACAGACCCATCCCACGACCCAAAGGACGTCGCAAGGATCCTCTCCGTTGTCATCTACAGCGTGTCCTGCGTGCTGGGCGTCCTGGGGAATGGCCTCGTCATCGCAATCATAACCCTGAAGATGAAGAAGTCGGTCAATGCCATCTGGTTCCTCAACCTGGCCGTCGCCGACTTCCTCTTCAACATCTTCCTGCCCATAAACATCGCTTACACGGCCATGCGGTACAACTGGATCTTTGGGACGGTCATGTGCAAGTTgaactccttcctcctcatcctcaacATGTACACCAGTGTCCTTCTGCTCACCACCATTAGTTTCGATCGCTACGTGTCAGTGGTTTTTCCCGTCTGGTCTCAAAACCATCGGTCGACCAACCTGGCGTATTTAGTTTGTTTGATTATCTGGACCGTCGGCATCATCATGAGCTGCCCGTCTCTTGTCTTCCGAGACACGGCACAAGCCCGCAACTCTGTGATTTGTTTTAGCAACTTTTCCCTCTCCAGGAATAAGTCTTACCAAGCCCTGGCACTAATGAGGCACCGAACGGTGAACATCACCAGGTTCCTCGCCGGGTACATCCTTCCCATAACCATCATCACCTTCTGCTACATAGCCATCGTCTTCAACCTGCGTCGAAACCGCCTTGCCAAGTCCAAAAAGCCCTTCAAGATCATCGTCACCATTATAGTCACCTTCTTCCTTTGCTGGAGTCCCTACCACCTGCTGAACCTCCTGGAAACAGAGCCCGACATGGTCCCACGCTCTGTGTTTGAGATCAGCATCCCCATAACCACGGCGCTTGCTGCCTCCAACAGCTGCATGAACCCCGTCCTCTATGTCTTCATGGGCCAGGACTTTAAGAAGTTTAAGGTGACCATCCTTTCCAGACTGGTGAATGCCCTCAGCGAGGAGACAGGCCACTCCAGCATTGTTCACAGGAGCTTCTCCAAGATGTCTTCAATGACCGAGAAGGAGACAACAGTCCTCTGA
- the CMKLR1 gene encoding chemerin-like receptor 1 isoform X1, whose translation MEQWESVAPLEIMALSNFSNYLDDVDNYSDYPDYTYEETGSVWTDPSHDPKDVARILSVVIYSVSCVLGVLGNGLVIAIITLKMKKSVNAIWFLNLAVADFLFNIFLPINIAYTAMRYNWIFGTVMCKLNSFLLILNMYTSVLLLTTISFDRYVSVVFPVWSQNHRSTNLAYLVCLIIWTVGIIMSCPSLVFRDTAQARNSVICFSNFSLSRNKSYQALALMRHRTVNITRFLAGYILPITIITFCYIAIVFNLRRNRLAKSKKPFKIIVTIIVTFFLCWSPYHLLNLLETEPDMVPRSVFEISIPITTALAASNSCMNPVLYVFMGQDFKKFKVTILSRLVNALSEETGHSSIVHRSFSKMSSMTEKETTVL comes from the coding sequence ATAATGGCTCTTTCCAACTTCTCCAATTACCTGGATGATGTCGATAACTACAGCGACTACCCAGATTACACCTATGAGGAGACCGGCAGCGTATGGACAGACCCATCCCACGACCCAAAGGACGTCGCAAGGATCCTCTCCGTTGTCATCTACAGCGTGTCCTGCGTGCTGGGCGTCCTGGGGAATGGCCTCGTCATCGCAATCATAACCCTGAAGATGAAGAAGTCGGTCAATGCCATCTGGTTCCTCAACCTGGCCGTCGCCGACTTCCTCTTCAACATCTTCCTGCCCATAAACATCGCTTACACGGCCATGCGGTACAACTGGATCTTTGGGACGGTCATGTGCAAGTTgaactccttcctcctcatcctcaacATGTACACCAGTGTCCTTCTGCTCACCACCATTAGTTTCGATCGCTACGTGTCAGTGGTTTTTCCCGTCTGGTCTCAAAACCATCGGTCGACCAACCTGGCGTATTTAGTTTGTTTGATTATCTGGACCGTCGGCATCATCATGAGCTGCCCGTCTCTTGTCTTCCGAGACACGGCACAAGCCCGCAACTCTGTGATTTGTTTTAGCAACTTTTCCCTCTCCAGGAATAAGTCTTACCAAGCCCTGGCACTAATGAGGCACCGAACGGTGAACATCACCAGGTTCCTCGCCGGGTACATCCTTCCCATAACCATCATCACCTTCTGCTACATAGCCATCGTCTTCAACCTGCGTCGAAACCGCCTTGCCAAGTCCAAAAAGCCCTTCAAGATCATCGTCACCATTATAGTCACCTTCTTCCTTTGCTGGAGTCCCTACCACCTGCTGAACCTCCTGGAAACAGAGCCCGACATGGTCCCACGCTCTGTGTTTGAGATCAGCATCCCCATAACCACGGCGCTTGCTGCCTCCAACAGCTGCATGAACCCCGTCCTCTATGTCTTCATGGGCCAGGACTTTAAGAAGTTTAAGGTGACCATCCTTTCCAGACTGGTGAATGCCCTCAGCGAGGAGACAGGCCACTCCAGCATTGTTCACAGGAGCTTCTCCAAGATGTCTTCAATGACCGAGAAGGAGACAACAGTCCTCTGA